Sequence from the Euzebyales bacterium genome:
ACGGCAGGAGTGCATGCGGCTGGCGGGGGAGACCGAGGTGATGCGCACGGCCGAGCGGGAGGCCAAGCGCGTCCACCGCGAGGCGACCGAGCAGGCGCGTACCATGAAGCTCGAGGCGGAGGACTACATCGACGGCCAGCTCGCGCGCTTCGAGCTGATCCTGACCAAGACCCTCAAGACGGTCGCAGCGGGCCGTGACAGGTTGCGCTCGGATGGCGACGACATGTCGATCGACCTGACCGGCAATGACCAGGCGCTGTTCGATCACGAGCGCGCCTGAGCCGACTCGGCCGGGACAGTGCCGCACACCTCCGTGATATGCTTGAGTGTTCGTACAATCTGACGCCCGCTGCGTCTTCCGACTGCCTGCTTCAGACCCATGCCCTCACCTGCCGACACGCTGATCGACGTCCGTTCGTTGATCGACCGGCCGGGAGCGACCAGGTCGCTCGACCGGCATGTCGCCGTGCCCGCGAACTTCGCCGATGAGTTGATCGAGGTCGGTCCGCGGGTGACGGTCGTGGCCATCATCGAGCGCGTGGTCGACGGTCTGCTGGTGCAGGGCACGGTGACGGCACCGGCACGGGTCGCGTGCGCCCGGTGCCTCGCCGAGCGCGACGAGCAGATCCACGCCGACGTCATCGAGATGTTCAGCGCCAGGGTCGGCGCGGAGGAGGACGTCGAGCCTGGGTACGACATCGTCGACGCCACCATCGACATCGACACGCTGATCCGGGACGCACTGGCCACCGTCATGCCGGTCCGGCCGCTGTGCCGCCCGGACTGCGTCGGGCTGTGCCCCGTCTGCGGCACCGATCTGAACGTCGCGCCGTGCAACGGCCACCCCGAGCAGCAGGACCCACGGTGGGCCGCCCTGTCCGAGCTGCGTCTTCCGGACGCCCGCTAGCAACGAAAGACCGTCATGGCTGTCCCAAAGCGCAAGAAGTCACGCTCCCGCACGCGGCACCGCCGGTCAAACTGGCTCGCATTGCGCAAGCCCACGATGTCCACCTGTGGACAGTGCTCGTCCCCGCTGCAGCCCCATACCGTGTGCGGCGTCTGCGGTTACTACCGTGGTCGACGCGTCCTGGAGGTGGGCGCGTAGGCCGACGCGATGTGCGTGCGCGGGGGGACCGCGACGGTCCCACGGCTGTGATGCCGACCTGTGGTGGCATCGCGCTGCAACGTGCACTGGCTGTGGAGGTTTCCGATCCGGAGCTGTGGACCCGTGCGCTGACCCACCGCAGCTTCGCCTTCGAAGCGGGTGGCACGCCGGACAACGAGCGGCTGGAGTTCCTGGGCGACGCTGTGCTCCAGCTCGTGATCACAGACGAGATCTTCCGCGGGTTGTCGGACGCTCGTGAGGGGCGGCTGGCCAAGCTGCGTGCGGCCATGGTCAACACTGCACGTCTTGCGGAGCTCGCCCGCGCGGTGGATCTCGGCGCGGCGGTCAAGCTGGGCCGCGGCGAGGAGCAGTCGGGCGGGCGCGACAAGGACTCGATCCTGGCGGACACGCTCGAGGCCGTGTTCGGCGCGATCTACCTCGACCAGGGCCTGGAGACCGTCACGACGGTCATCCGTGCCCTGTTCCGCCCCCTGATCGAGGAGCTGTCGACCCAGCACGCCGCGCTGGACTACAAGACCTCGTTACAGGAGCTCGCCGCCGCCCGTCTGTCGTCGCTGCCGGTGTACGAGGTGACCGACTCCGGGCCCGACCACGACAAGGAGTTCGTGGCCGAGGCCATCCTCGACGGGGAGCGGCTCGGACGGGGGCATGGGCGCAGCAAGAAGGCAGCCGAGCAGGAGGCCGCGCGCGAGGCGTACGCGGTCCTCGCCGAACGGGTCGGCGAGACGCACGACCGAATTGACGTCGCCGGTACTGTTGCCGGCAGCCGGTCGGATGCAACAGGAGAGCACGCGTGACCTACCTGCCCGAGGTCGAGGTGATCCGCAAGGAGCTCGAGAAGGAGGTCCAGGGAAAGCGCTTCAAGACGGTCAACGTCAAGAGCGCGTCCTCGGTTGGACGGCACCGCAACCGGCCGGAGTTCTACAGGGCGCTGGACGGGCGCAAGATCGAGTCGGTCACCCGGCGGGGCCGGCTGCTGTTGTTCGAGCTCGACGAGGACCTGACACTGGTGATCGCCCTCGGGTCGCGTGGTGCGCTGAGGCGGGAGACCGCGACCGAGGAGGCGGGGCCTGACACTCAGTTCACCGCGTCGTTCACCACCGGCGGGGCCCTGCACCTGGTCGACCCCGTCAAGGACGCCGAGCTGTTCGTGGTGCCGACCCCCGAGCTGGACGCGCTTCCGGAGCTGTCGACGGGTGGCATCGACGCACTGGCGGACACCTTCACGTGGCACGCGTTCGGTCAGGAGCTTGTGCTGCGCCAGCAGCCGCTCGCGTTGCTGCTGCGTGACGAGACGTTCATCCTCGGACTCGGCGACCTGTACGCTGACGAGATCCTGTGGTCGGCGGGGCTGGCGCCCACGCGCCCGAGCAACAGCCTGAGCAGCCAGGAGGTGCGGCGGCTGTATCGGGCGATCTTCGAGGTCCTGTACGAGGCCGTCAAGCAGGGTGGCGTCAACGTCACCGATGTCGACGCCGAAGAGGAAGAGGTCGGGTACGCCGACTTCGTCAAGGTCTACGAGCGCGTCGGCGAGCAGTGTGTGCGGTGCCGACGCCCGATCGGGCAGATCGACGTCGACGGTGTCACGGTGTTCGCCTGCTCGGGCTGTCAGACCTGACCTTGCCCGTGGCCACCCGTCCCTGCTCGGCTCGCGCCGGCTCGCCGACCACCTGAGGGCGGACACATCCGGAGCTGGTCACGGCGTCGACCGCGGCCAGCAGCGCCGGAGCGAACACGTCGGCCCGCGCGATCATTGCGTCGTGGTCGACGTCGAGCTCGATGACGGTCGTGCCCGGACCAAGCCGGGCGGCCAGGTCGCGCTGGTTGGCGACGCCGACCAGCTTGTCGCGCGTCGTGACGATGACTGCGGCGGGGACGTCGACGGTCGCCATCCACGCGCGAGCGTCGAACCGCGACAGCTCCCGTCCGGCTTCGGCGATGTCCTCGGCGCTGCCACGGTCAACCTCGCCGACCATCCAGGGCAGTAGGCCGGCGAGCTGGTCGGGAAGGTCGATCCCGATCATCCGTGTCAGCTGTAGGGGCATCCTGCCACCGATGACGGCGTGCAACGCCCGCTCCCACCAGTGGCGCGGGAACAGGCGCATGACCAGCTGCAGGACTCCCATGCCGCGCCACAGCCAGTGGTCGGTCCGGGTGACGTTGAAGGTTGCGCTCGTGGCGCACAGCACCAGGCCGGACACCAGCTCGGGGTGACGCTGCCACAGGAGCAGGGCGATCGGGCCCCCCATCGAGTAGCCGACGGCCGTGACCGGGCCGGCGTCCAGCGCGCGGATCAGTGCCGCTGCGTCATCGGCGACGTCGGTCAGCCGGAACGGTCGAGACGGGCGTGTGCCGCGGCCGTGACCGCGGTGGTCGGGTGCAAGCACCCGCGCGCGCTCCGACAGCGGGCCGTACGACGAGAACCAGTGCATGTCGGCCGGAAACATCCAGCCGTGCAGCAGCAGCACTGTGGGCGCGCCCGGCGCGGGGCCGACGGCGTCGCGGACGAACAGCTCTCCGTGGCCGGCCACGGGGATGATCCGTGCCGGTGGGAGCTGCGGTGGAGGATCGGGGCTGGCATCCGCCGGGGGCTCGGGGCGCGAGCGTCCCGCGGCCCATAGCGCCGCTGCGACGGTCGCCACGGTGGACGCGGCCCACCACAGCAGCAGTCGTTTGAGCGTTCGCATGCTGACAGCGTATGATCTGCGCATTCCGTGGCGTGTCACGAACCACGCCGCGGGCTGGCGCCGCCGGTCATGAAGCAGCGATGATCGTCGTGCGACGGTTGCGTGCGATCGCCCGCAATAGGGTATAGTGCAATCGTGAAAATGTGACGCGTCAGCGGATCGCGCTGGGATCGTGTCGCTTCCATCGTCTTGCGGCCACCCGTCGTCGACGATGTGCGGGTGCACCGAGCCGAGTAGACCTGAGAGGACGACCTGCATGAAGGCGCTCATCGGAGCCATGGATCATCGGCCCTACCAGATGCTCGCAGAGCTCACATCACTGCGGGCGAGGGTAGCCGGCCTGCGCGAGGAGCTTGCGGCCAGCGAGGCCGAGAAGCTCGCGTTGCAGGAGGAAGTTGCCCGACTGCGTGCGATCGCCGAGCGTGAGGTGGTCCTCACCAGCTGATCGCACCACACGACCACAGAGCGGCACCTGATGCCGCTCTTTTTCGTGCGCGTGCACGGCACGTCGGGGGTGTTTGGTCCGGTCGGGGCCGCTCCCTAGACTGCGACGCGTGTATCTGTCGTCCCTCACCCTGCGCGGCTTCAAGTCGTTCGCCGACAAGACGACCCTCGCCATGGAGCCCGGTGTCACGGTCATCGTCGGGCCCAACGGCTCAGGCAAGTCCAACGTCGTGGACGCGCTCACGTGGGTGCTGGGGACCCAGAGCCCCCGCTCTCTGCGCGGCGGCGCGATGTCCGACGTCATCTTCGCCGGAGCGCCCGGTCGCCCCGCGCTGGGGTGGGCATCGGTCGAGATCACAATCGACAACTCCGATGGCGCCGTACCGCTGGACCTCAGCGAGATCACCGTGGGCCGTGCGATGTTCGCCTCGGGCGAGACCGAGTACTCGATCAACGGCACGGCCTGTCGCCAGCTCGACATCGCCGAGCTGCTGAGTGACACCGGACTGGGGCGCGAGAGCCACACCATCGTCAGCCAGGGCCAGCTCGACGCGATCCTGACCGCCCGTCCGGAGGATCGCCGCGCGTTCATCGACGAGGCCGCAGGCATCACCAAGCACCGCCGCCGCAAGGACCGTGCAGTCCGAAAGCTGACCCAGATGGCCGAGCACGCGGAGCGGCTGGCCGACGTCGACCGCGAGCTCAGGCGGAGCCTGCGCCCGCTGGAACGCCAGGCCGAGGCTGCGGCGCGGCACGCCGAGCTGGCGGCCCAGCTGCGCGCGGTCCGCATCGAGCGCGTCACCGACATGCTGGTGCGGTCCACCCGCCGGTACGCCGCGGTGGCCGACCGCCACGCCGACCAGGCGAGTGCGGCGCGGCGCCTGCAGGAGCGGCTCGAGCGCCTGCGCGCCGAGCAGGAGATGGCGGAGGGCGCGCTAGCCGAGCTGCGGCACGCCGCCGAGCGTGCGGCGTCCGCCCACTTCCGGCTGGCCAACGGCCTGGAGCGGTTGCGATCGGTGCGGACCCAGATCACCGAGCGCCAGATCGGCCTGCAGACCGCACTCGACGAGCCCGTGATGCTGCGCGACCCCGCCGACCTGCGCAAGGCGGCAGGCCAGGAGCGCGAAGCGCTGGCAGCGGCCGAGCGCGAGGTGGCCCAGAACCAGGGCGTGCTCACCCATGCCGTGGCCGCACACGAGGAGGCCGATCGCGTCCGCCGGGCCCACGCGCAGGCCGCTGCCGCGGAGGCGCGGCGCCGGGCCGCTGCGCGGGAGCTCCGCCTGCGCTGGGAGGGCGAAGTCGCTGCCCTGCGATCCACGCTCGCACGAGCCGTCAGCGAGCAGGGACGCATCGGCGGCCGGCTGAGCGCGCTGCGGGAGCGCGACCAGCGACATGCCGACGACATCGCCGCGGCGCGCGCGGCGTACGAGGAGCAGCGGGCGCGGTGCGAGACGCAGATCGCAGCCGCCGAGGCCGCCGACACCGAGGTCGACGCGCTGCGGGCGGCGCTCGACGAGGTCATCGCCGAAGAGCGTGACTGCGAGCGGCGGCGCGCCGCGCTGGCTGCGCGTGTCGACGCGCTCGCCGCCGCTGCGGCAGACGTGACCGACGGGACGCGCACCCTCCTGGACGGCCGGCCCGCGGGCGTCGTGGGTCTCCTCGCCGAGCAGCTCACCGTCGCCGCGGGCGACGAACGGGCCATCGGCGTCGCCCTCGGCCCGGCGGCCGAGGCGTTGATCGTGGCGGATCCCGACGCGGCGGAAGCGGCGGCACGACAGGTGCGCGACGGAGACGACGGCCGTGTCCACCTGCTGGTCGCCGGTGCCAGCCGTCCACGGGCACGTGCCGTACCCGACGGTGCCCGAGCCGCGGTCGACCTGCTCGAGGGCCCGGCTCCGGTCGTCTCCGCGATCGCGCCCCTGCTGCGCGACACCGTCGTCGTCGACGACTACGACACCGCCTGCCGGGTGGCCCGGGAACGCCCCGACCTGACCGTGGTCACCACGGCCGGCGAGCTCGCGGGCGCCCGCGGCTACGTGGTCGGCAGCACCCCGCCCGGCTCCACCGTCGAGCGGCACGCGGCGCTCGGCGATGCGCGCTGGCAGCTTGCCACCGTCGACGACGAGGCGGCCGACATCGCCGGACGGGCCGCGTCCGCACAGTCCGCCTTCGTGGCCGCCGAGGAGGCCAGGTCGGCGGTCGTCGTTGAGCTTCGCGTCGCGACGGTGGCACGCGACGAGCGGGCGGAACAGCTGCGCAGGCTCGAGGCGGAGGCCGCGGCCTACCATCGTGAGCTCGAAGCCGTCGAGCAGGCCGCTGAGCAGGTCGACCGCGAGGTGGGGTCACGCAGCAACGAGCTCGCCGTGCTCGAGGCGGCCGCGCAGCCCGACGCCACGGAGGACGACGGTGGCGCCGACGTCGAGGCAGAGCGTCTCGTCGACGCGCTGCGGGCGGCGCAGGAGCGCGAGGTCGACGCGCGCGTCGCCTTGTCGTCGGCGGTCAGCCGTCGGGACGAGATCGCGCGGCGCATCGCCGTCGCCGAACGGGAGGCTGCAGAGCTCGAGCGCGCCTGGGCAGCCGCCGACGAGCGCCAGGAACGGCGGCGCATCGCCGTCGAGCGGTGCCGCGCGCTCGCCGAGGTCGTCGACCACGCGCTGCGGGCCGGTATGGACGCGCTCGACGCGTCCGCTGCGGAGCGGTCCACGGTTGAGGCGCGCCGCGACGAGCAGCAGGCGGCGCTCGGAGCGTTGCGCTCGCGGTCGTCCGACGCCGAGCGTGAGCTGTCCGACCACACCCGCAGCCAGCACACCGGCGAGCTTGCCGTCGCCGAGGCGCGCCACGCACTGGACGATGCTCGCACGCGCGCCCGCGACCTCGGCCTGGATCCCGACGGGCTGGTCGACGACGACCCGGCCTCGGTCGGTGACGAACGTCGTGCGGAGCTGGTCTCCACCGAGGAGGACCTTGCCCGTCAGGTCGCCCTGCTGGGGCCGGTCAACCCGCTCGCGGTCGACGAGTTCGAGGCGCTCAAGGAGCGGCAGCGCTTCCTCAGCGAGCAGCTCGACGACCTCGAACGGTCGCGCCAGGACCTCCTCGAGATGGTCACGGCCGTCGACGAGCGGATCCGTGAGATCTTCGGCCAGGCGTTCGCCGACGTCGCCGTCGAGTTCGAGCGCCTGTTCGAGCGCCTGTTCCCCGGCGGCGAGGGTCGTCTGGAGCTGACTGACCCCGACGACCTGCTCACGACCGGCGTCGATGTGCTGGCGCGTCCGGCCGGCAAGCGGGTGTCCCGGCTGTCGCTCCTGTCGGGCGGGGAACGCTCGCTCGTGGCGCTCGCGCTGGCGTTCGCGATCTTCGCGGCCCGTCCGTCGCCGTTCTACGTGCTCGACGAGGTCGAGGCGGCGCTGGACGACATCAACCTCCAGCGGGTGCTCGACGTCATCGACGAGTTCCGGTCCAGCAGCCAGCTGATCGTGGTGACCCACCAGAAGCGGACCATGGAGGTCGCCGACGTGCTGTACGGCGTCACGATGCGGACCGGCGGGGTCTCCAAGGTGCTCAGCCAGCGGTTGTCCGACGTCGCCTGACTGCGCCGCGGCACACGGCACGGCACGATCGTGTCCACGGACCGCAGCTCCGACGACAGCGAGGCCTCCGCCACATGACAGCACCAGCTCCCATCGACACCACGATCGACCGGCGGGCCTTCCTACGTGTGCTCGCGGTGCTGGGCGCCGGAGGCGCGCTGGCGGCCTGCGGTGGCAGCGGCGGGCACGCGTCGCAGGACCCGAGCTCGGCGGCGAGCGCCACGTCGGACCCGGGCGAGGAGGCCGTGTCCGCGGTAGCGCCCGACGCGGAGGTGTCGCTCGCGGTCGTCGCCGCGACGTTCGAGCAGCTCATCGATCAGCCCAACCCGTTCGTGTTCGGCCTGTTCACACTGGAGCAGGAGCCGATCGAGGGTGCGTCGGCGCAGGTCTACGCGGTGCCGTCGAACGGGGGCGAGCCGGTTGGTCCGTGGTCGGCGACGCCCGCGGACGTGGACGTCCCACCAGGTGGCCTCTACACCGTCGACGCCGCGTTTCCCAGCGCCGGGCTGCACGAGGTCGTGGTCGTCACCGACGACGGACAGGCCGGCACGGTCGCGGTCGACGTGCGTGATGCGTCGTCCAGCCAGCTGCCAGCTCCGGGGCAGCAGGCACAGGCGGTCGCGACACCCACCGAGGGGGACCCGCTGGGCTACACGACCCTGTGCACCCGCGAGCAACCCTGCGGCATGCACGAGGTCAGCCTCGACGAGGCGCTCCTGGCGGGACAGCCGATCGTGCTGCTGTTCGCCACGCCCGCGTTCTGCCAGACCGCGGTGTGTGGCCCGACGGTCGACGTCGTCGAGAAGGTGCGCCGGAACGGGTTCGACGACGTGCAGTTCATCCACTGCGAGATCTTCTCCGACGAGGGTTCCACGCTGGGCGAACCCGTCCAGGCCTGGAACCTGCCGACCGAACCGTGGCTGTTCGTCATCGACCCCGACGGGCGGATCGTGCGCCGGGCCGACGGCCCGTTGCTGGTCCTCGCCGATCAGGTACGGTCGCTGATCAACGACGGCCTTTCGGCCTGACCCCCCACACCCTCCGCGAGCAGGAACGATCATGGAAGCTGTCATCCTCGCGACGGTGCTCGGCGTACTCGTCGCCGTCGTGTTCGTCGCGCTGCTGCGCGTCCGTCGCCACCCACCACCGCTCGACGAGCAGACCGCCGAGCAGCTCGCCGACCGGGCTCCGACGATCGACGTCCCGGAGGCCGACGAGCCGCAGCCGGCCGGAGCGCCGGAGGTCACCGACGCCGCCCCGTCGGTCGCCGCCCCGCCCGCACCGGCGCTGTCACCGGCGGAGCGCTTCCGCTTGCGGCTGGGTCGCGCGCGGTCGGGCCTGGGCGGCGCGATCGTGGCCATCTTCCATGGCGGCGTCGACGACGACGTGTGGGACGAACTGGAGGACTCGCTGATCGCCGCCGACGTCGGCGTCGATGCGACGCTGGAGCTGGTCGCCGGCCTGCGCGAGCGGGTGCGGGCCGAGAACATCCGCAGCGGCCCCGAGGTGCTCGAGCTGCTCAAGGAGGTCCTGCGCCTCGAGCTGGGCGTGGCCGACCGCAGCCTCGCGTGGCGTGAGGACGGCACGACCGTCTGGCTGATCACCGGTGTCAACGGGACCGGCAAGACGACCTCGATCGGCAAGGTGGCCGCGCGTGAGCGCGCCGTCGGACGGACCGTCGTGCTGGCCGCCGCAGACACCTTCCGTGCCGCCGCCGCCGATCAGCTCGCGCTGTGGGGTGAGCGTGCGGGCGCCCGGGTGGTGCGGCAGGAGGAGGGTGCCGATCCCGCCGCTGTCGCCTTCGACGGCTGGTCCGCGGCCTCGGCTGCCGGAGCAGACCTGCTGATGGTCGACACCGCAGGGCGGCTGCAGAACAAGCGCGCACTCATGGGCGAGCTGAGCAAGGTCAAGCGGGTGCTCGACCGTGAGGCCGGGCGCGTCGACGAGGTGCTGCTGGTCCTCGACGCGACCACCGGCCAGAACGGCCTTGCCCAGGCGAAGGCGTTCGCCGAGGCCGTGGACGTCACCGGGGTGGTGCTCACCAAGCTCGACGGCACCGCCAAGGGTGGGATCGTCGTCGCGATCCAGCGCCAGCTCGGCCTGCCGGTCAAGCTGGTCGGGCTCGGCGAGGACATCGAGGACCTCGCGACCTTCGACCCGGACGCGTTCGTGGACGCCCTGTTCGCTGAGGGCAGCCAGGACGTCGAGATCGAGCAGGCTGGCGCGACCGAGGAGCGCTGACGTGCTCGACCGTCTCCGGCTCGAAGAGACGCGGGAGGCGCTGCGACTGCTCGGCGTCGAGGCGCCGACCGGCAGGACGACGGCCCTGCGTGCACTGCGCGACGCCTTCGCCCAGTTCGGCTTCGTCCGCCAGCAGCTCGAGCAGTCGCCGCCAGTCGCGCGCAGCGCGTTCCTGCGCCTGCTCCACGAGGGACCGCTGTCGGTGGAGCAGTTGCTCGGACGCGGCTGGTGGGCGCGAGGGATGCTGCCGACCCCACTGGACTGGCTGCAGCGGCGCGCGTTCGTGATGGTCGACGACGCCGGCCGTGTCGTCGCCGTCCGGGAGGCACGTGAGGGCTACCTGGCCGGTGCGCACGAGCCACCCGACGAGGCCGACGACGAGCCGTTCACCGGCGCCGCGCGGCTGAGCGTCGAGCCGGCCGGCGCGGTCGTCATCTGCGAGGACGCCGACCTGCTCCACCGCGCGGTCGCGCTCGCCGCCGGGCGTCTGCAACTGGTGGCGCCGACGGTGGCCGTGTCGACCGGGTCGCCCGCCACCGTGGTCCGCGCGCTGCGCGAGGCGAACCTGCCGCTCGTCGAGGACCTGCAGGTCGCGGCGAGCTCCAGCCAGCCTGCATTGCCGGACCGCGTCGAGCAGGCGGTGGGCCCCCAGGCGATCCGCGCGCTGCTGACGCGTGCGGTCGCCGAGGAGCGTCAGGTCCGGCTCGACTACTACGCGTCGTCGCGCGGCGGGGTTGCGACGGACCGCGTGGTCGACCCGTGGCGGTTCGTGGACGATCTGCTGACGGGCTGGTGCCACCTGCGTACGGCCGAGCGCACCTTCGCCCTCGACCGGATCGGTCGGGCGCGCATGCTGCCGGCCGCCATCACCCACCGCGACGGCGCCTGACTGCTCTGGGGAGCCGCTCCGGCGTATACGGTGGTCTGACTCCCAGAACGACGGGGACAATCGGACCCTGGGAGTGCGTCCGGCGTATGCGGTGGTTTGGCTCCGGAACCGACGGGTGCCGGAGCCCCGCTACAGTGAGACACCCACGGCTGCCGCGCGTTCGTCGCGGTCATGCCGATCCCAGACCCCACCAACCTTCGGATCTGCCCCATGTTCGACGCGCTCGGTGAACGCCTCGAAGCCATCTTCGCCAACCTCCGCCGTGGCGGGAGACTGACCGACGAGCAGGTCAATGCGACGCTGCGGGAGATCCGTCTGGCGTTGCTCGAGGCCGACGTCAACTTCAAGGTCGTCAAGGCCTTCGTGGCCCGCATCCGCGAACGTGCAGTCGGCACCGAGGTGCACGAGGCGCTCAACCCGGCGCAGCAGGTCATCAAGATCGTCCACGAGGAGCTCATCGAGATCCTCGGTGGCATGTCCGCGCCGCTGGACCTGGGCAGCCGGTCGCCTGCGGCGATCATGCTGGCCGGCCTACAGGGCTCCGGTAAGACGACAGCGGCGGGCAAGCTGGCCACGCTGCTCCGCAAGCAGGGCCGCCAGCCGCTGCTCGTCGCCTGCGACCTGCAGCGCCCGGCCGCCGTGCAGCAGTTGCGGGTGCTCGCCGAGCGCGCCGACGTGCCAGTCTACGCACCGGTGGAGTCAGGCGATCCCATTGCGGTCGCGCGTCAGTCGATGGACGAGGCGCGCCGGCTGGGCGCGTCGGTGGTCATCGTCGACACCGCGGGCCGGATGAACATCGACGACGTCCTGATGCAGCAGGCGGCCGATATCAAGGCTGCCGTGGACCCGGCCGAGACCCTGTTCGTGATCGACGCGATGATCGGCCAGGAAGCCGTCACGGTCGCCAAGGCGTTCCAGGAGGCCGTCGATTTCA
This genomic interval carries:
- the ftsY gene encoding signal recognition particle-docking protein FtsY, with product MEAVILATVLGVLVAVVFVALLRVRRHPPPLDEQTAEQLADRAPTIDVPEADEPQPAGAPEVTDAAPSVAAPPAPALSPAERFRLRLGRARSGLGGAIVAIFHGGVDDDVWDELEDSLIAADVGVDATLELVAGLRERVRAENIRSGPEVLELLKEVLRLELGVADRSLAWREDGTTVWLITGVNGTGKTTSIGKVAARERAVGRTVVLAAADTFRAAAADQLALWGERAGARVVRQEEGADPAAVAFDGWSAASAAGADLLMVDTAGRLQNKRALMGELSKVKRVLDREAGRVDEVLLVLDATTGQNGLAQAKAFAEAVDVTGVVLTKLDGTAKGGIVVAIQRQLGLPVKLVGLGEDIEDLATFDPDAFVDALFAEGSQDVEIEQAGATEER
- a CDS encoding WYL domain-containing protein, with the translated sequence MLDRLRLEETREALRLLGVEAPTGRTTALRALRDAFAQFGFVRQQLEQSPPVARSAFLRLLHEGPLSVEQLLGRGWWARGMLPTPLDWLQRRAFVMVDDAGRVVAVREAREGYLAGAHEPPDEADDEPFTGAARLSVEPAGAVVICEDADLLHRAVALAAGRLQLVAPTVAVSTGSPATVVRALREANLPLVEDLQVAASSSQPALPDRVEQAVGPQAIRALLTRAVAEERQVRLDYYASSRGGVATDRVVDPWRFVDDLLTGWCHLRTAERTFALDRIGRARMLPAAITHRDGA
- the rnc gene encoding ribonuclease III, whose amino-acid sequence is MPTCGGIALQRALAVEVSDPELWTRALTHRSFAFEAGGTPDNERLEFLGDAVLQLVITDEIFRGLSDAREGRLAKLRAAMVNTARLAELARAVDLGAAVKLGRGEEQSGGRDKDSILADTLEAVFGAIYLDQGLETVTTVIRALFRPLIEELSTQHAALDYKTSLQELAAARLSSLPVYEVTDSGPDHDKEFVAEAILDGERLGRGHGRSKKAAEQEAAREAYAVLAERVGETHDRIDVAGTVAGSRSDATGEHA
- a CDS encoding DNA-formamidopyrimidine glycosylase family protein, which codes for MTYLPEVEVIRKELEKEVQGKRFKTVNVKSASSVGRHRNRPEFYRALDGRKIESVTRRGRLLLFELDEDLTLVIALGSRGALRRETATEEAGPDTQFTASFTTGGALHLVDPVKDAELFVVPTPELDALPELSTGGIDALADTFTWHAFGQELVLRQQPLALLLRDETFILGLGDLYADEILWSAGLAPTRPSNSLSSQEVRRLYRAIFEVLYEAVKQGGVNVTDVDAEEEEVGYADFVKVYERVGEQCVRCRRPIGQIDVDGVTVFACSGCQT
- a CDS encoding DUF177 domain-containing protein, which produces MPSPADTLIDVRSLIDRPGATRSLDRHVAVPANFADELIEVGPRVTVVAIIERVVDGLLVQGTVTAPARVACARCLAERDEQIHADVIEMFSARVGAEEDVEPGYDIVDATIDIDTLIRDALATVMPVRPLCRPDCVGLCPVCGTDLNVAPCNGHPEQQDPRWAALSELRLPDAR
- the smc gene encoding chromosome segregation protein SMC, with the translated sequence MYLSSLTLRGFKSFADKTTLAMEPGVTVIVGPNGSGKSNVVDALTWVLGTQSPRSLRGGAMSDVIFAGAPGRPALGWASVEITIDNSDGAVPLDLSEITVGRAMFASGETEYSINGTACRQLDIAELLSDTGLGRESHTIVSQGQLDAILTARPEDRRAFIDEAAGITKHRRRKDRAVRKLTQMAEHAERLADVDRELRRSLRPLERQAEAAARHAELAAQLRAVRIERVTDMLVRSTRRYAAVADRHADQASAARRLQERLERLRAEQEMAEGALAELRHAAERAASAHFRLANGLERLRSVRTQITERQIGLQTALDEPVMLRDPADLRKAAGQEREALAAAEREVAQNQGVLTHAVAAHEEADRVRRAHAQAAAAEARRRAAARELRLRWEGEVAALRSTLARAVSEQGRIGGRLSALRERDQRHADDIAAARAAYEEQRARCETQIAAAEAADTEVDALRAALDEVIAEERDCERRRAALAARVDALAAAAADVTDGTRTLLDGRPAGVVGLLAEQLTVAAGDERAIGVALGPAAEALIVADPDAAEAAARQVRDGDDGRVHLLVAGASRPRARAVPDGARAAVDLLEGPAPVVSAIAPLLRDTVVVDDYDTACRVARERPDLTVVTTAGELAGARGYVVGSTPPGSTVERHAALGDARWQLATVDDEAADIAGRAASAQSAFVAAEEARSAVVVELRVATVARDERAEQLRRLEAEAAAYHRELEAVEQAAEQVDREVGSRSNELAVLEAAAQPDATEDDGGADVEAERLVDALRAAQEREVDARVALSSAVSRRDEIARRIAVAEREAAELERAWAAADERQERRRIAVERCRALAEVVDHALRAGMDALDASAAERSTVEARRDEQQAALGALRSRSSDAERELSDHTRSQHTGELAVAEARHALDDARTRARDLGLDPDGLVDDDPASVGDERRAELVSTEEDLARQVALLGPVNPLAVDEFEALKERQRFLSEQLDDLERSRQDLLEMVTAVDERIREIFGQAFADVAVEFERLFERLFPGGEGRLELTDPDDLLTTGVDVLARPAGKRVSRLSLLSGGERSLVALALAFAIFAARPSPFYVLDEVEAALDDINLQRVLDVIDEFRSSSQLIVVTHQKRTMEVADVLYGVTMRTGGVSKVLSQRLSDVA
- a CDS encoding alpha/beta hydrolase, whose protein sequence is MRTLKRLLLWWAASTVATVAAALWAAGRSRPEPPADASPDPPPQLPPARIIPVAGHGELFVRDAVGPAPGAPTVLLLHGWMFPADMHWFSSYGPLSERARVLAPDHRGHGRGTRPSRPFRLTDVADDAAALIRALDAGPVTAVGYSMGGPIALLLWQRHPELVSGLVLCATSATFNVTRTDHWLWRGMGVLQLVMRLFPRHWWERALHAVIGGRMPLQLTRMIGIDLPDQLAGLLPWMVGEVDRGSAEDIAEAGRELSRFDARAWMATVDVPAAVIVTTRDKLVGVANQRDLAARLGPGTTVIELDVDHDAMIARADVFAPALLAAVDAVTSSGCVRPQVVGEPARAEQGRVATGKVRSDSPSRRTP